In Dunckerocampus dactyliophorus isolate RoL2022-P2 chromosome 14, RoL_Ddac_1.1, whole genome shotgun sequence, one DNA window encodes the following:
- the spast gene encoding spastin isoform X1 gives MSVKTNKGKDSSEVVRNYHKQAFEYISKALRIDEDDTGEKEEALQWYKRGIVELESGIAVKITGQGEQYERAKRLQDKMITNLTMAKDRLALLEATLASRDRPQTQNASNNTVHQTKPPLKSQPAVQGVSKNIRPSTAGKPPCRTPNLKVTPRVGRVQKPPQKRDLKNFKNVDSGFANMILNEIVDTGVSVTFNDIAGQDLAKQALQEIVILPALRPELFTGLRAPARGLLLFGPPGNGKTMLAKAVAAESNATFFNISAASLTSKYVGESEKLVRALFAAARELQPSVIFIDEVDSLLCERREGEQEFSRRLKTEFLIEFDGVQSGRDDKVLVMGATNRPQELDEAVLRRFVKRVYVALPDEKTRATLLEHLLAKHGSPLSRNELSCLAKATAGYSGSDLTSLAKDAALGPIRELAPDQVRYMAVNQMRNIKMKDFEDSLKRIKPSVSPATLNMYNQWNKDFGDTSAF, from the exons ATGTCGgtcaaaacaaataaaggcaaagaCAGCAGCGAAGTGGTTAGAAACTACCACAAGCAGGCGTTTGAGTATATATCCAAGGCATTGAGAATCGACGAAGATGACACAG GGGAGAAGGAGGAGGCTCTCCAATGGTACAAGAGAGGGATTGTTGAACTCGAAAGCGGCATCGCAGTGAAGATCACGGGACAAG GAGAGCAGTATGAGAGAGCCAAGAGACTTCAGGATAAAATGATCACCAATCTCACCATGGCAAAAGACAGGCTTGCTCTTTTAG AGGCCACACTTGCATCCAGAGACAGGCCTCAGACCCAGAATGCTTCAAATAATACTGTGCACCAAACAAAACCTCCTCTTAAAAGTCAGCCTGCGGTTCAAGGGGTGTCGAAAAACATCAGGCCCTCCACAGCAGGCAAACCACCTTGCAGAACTCCTAATTTAAAG GTAACCCCACGTGTGGGGAGAGTTCAAAAACCGCCTCAGAAAAGGGATCTAAAAAATTTCAAGAATGTGGACAGCGGATTTGCGAACATGATCCTGAATGAAATAGTTGACAC TGGCGTGTCTGTTACATTTAACGATATTGCGGGCCAGGATCTGGCCAAGCAAGCGCTTCAGGAGATTGTCATCCTTCCTGCCTTAAGACCGGAG CTCTTCACTGGTTTGAGAGCTCCAGCACGAGGCTTGCTTTTATTTGGTCCACCTGGAAATGGGAAAACCATGCTG GCCAAAGCGGTAGCAGCAGAGTCCAACGCCACTTTCTTCAACATCAGTGCTGCCAGTTTGACGTCTAAATAC GTGGGAGAGAGTGAGAAGCTTGTCCGAGCATTATTTGCAGCTGCCAGAGAATTACAGCCCTCTGTCATCTTTATTG ATGAAGTTGACAGTTTGCTGTGTGAAAGAAGGGAAGGAGAGCAGGAGTTTTCGCGTCGTTTAAAAACAGAGTTCCTCATTGAGTTTGACGGG GTGCAGTCTGGAAGAGATGACAAGGTGCTTGTCATGGGGGCCACCAACAGACCTCAGGAGCTTGATGAAGCGGTACTAAG GCGCTTTGTCAAAAGAGTCTATGTGGCATTGCCTGATGAGAAG ACAAGGGCCACACTTCTGGAACATCTTTTAGCAAAGCATGGGAGTCCACTTAGCAGAAATGAGTTGAGCTGTCTTGCAAA AGCAACTGCAGGATATTCGGGAAGTGATCTGACATCACTAGCTAAAGATGCTGCACTTGGACCAATTAGAG AATTGGCACCTGACCAAGTCCGGTACATGGCTGTTAATCAG ATGCGAAACATCAAGATGAAAGACTTTGAGGATTCCCTAAAGCGCATCAAGCCCAGCGTTAGCCCAGCAACTCTCAACATGTACAACCAGTGGAACAAGGACTTTGGTGACACAAGTGCTTTTTGA
- the LOC129193910 gene encoding opsin-5-like gives MEITIKSFPMKVVNIPWRNNNLSNLHTEPPLSEHGETIIGVYLLVLGWLSWFGNSLVIFVLYRQRASLQPTDFLTLNLAISDASISVFGYSRGILEIFNIFKDDGFLITWIWTCQVDGFFTLMFGLASINTLTVISLTRYIKGCHPNKGCCISMNTIAISLICIWTGAAFWSIAPLLGWGSYTDRGYGTCEVDWSKANYSTIHKSYIVSILIFCFFIPVMIMLFSYISIINTVKSTNAMSADGYITARQRKVERDVTRISIVICTAFIMAWSPYAVVSMWSAWGFHVPSTTSIITRLFAKSASFYNPLIYFGMSSKFRKDVCTLLPCSRENRDVVRLQRFKNIKLKAEASPPPAPPPVQVLEAKYTVKEAMQYNPDSDSGVNSPPETPPSDTQEIFHINVPSHIETSEYCCDRL, from the exons ATGGAAATAACAATAAAGAGTTTTCCCATGAAGGTTGTCAATATTCCATGGAGAAATAACAACTTGAGTAATCTGCATACAGAACCTCCTCTGTCTGAACATGGAGAGACCATCATTGGAGTCTACCTGCTGGTATTAG GATGGCTGTCCTGGTTTGGAAACAGCTTGGTGATTTTTGTCCTGTACAGACAAAGAGCCTCACTGCAGCCTACAGACTTCCTCACTTTAAATCTCGCCATCTCAGACGCCAGCATCTCAGTATTCGGCTACTCCCGAGGCATCCTGGAAATATTCAACATCTTCAAGGATGACGGTTTTCTAATCACCTGGATTTGGACCTGTCAG GTGGACGGTTTCTTCACGCTGATGTTTGGCCTGGCGAGCATCAACACCCTCACTGTAATCAGTCTGACCAGATACATCAAGGGATGCCATCCCAACAAAG GTTGCTGCATCAGCATGAACACCATTGCAATATCACTGATCTGCATCTGGACCGGAGCAGCGTTTTGGTCCATTGCACCATTGCTGGGCTGGGGAAGTTACACAG ATCGAGGATATGGAACATGTGAGGTGGATTGGTCCAAAGCTAACTATTCCACCATCCATAAGTCCTACATCGTCTCTATCCTCATCTTCTGCTTCTTCATCCCTGTGATGATCATGCTCTTCTCCTACATCTCCATCATCAACACTGTGAAAAGTACTAACGCCATGTCAGCGGATGGTTACATCACCGCCCGGCAGAGGAAGGTGGAGAGAGATGTCACAAGG ATCTCCATAGTAATTTGCACTGCTTTCATCATGGCCTGGTCGCCATACGCAGTCGTGTCCATGTGGTCGGCCTGGGGTTTCCATGTGCCAAGCacaaccagcatcatcaccCGCCTCTTTGCCAAGTCCGCCAGCTTCTACAACCCTCTCATCTATTTCGGCATGAGCTCCAAATTCCGCAAGGACGTGTGCACTCTACTGCCCTGTTCACGGGAGAACAGGGATGTGGTCCGCCTACAACGCTTTAAAAACATCAAGCTGAAGGCTGAGGCCTCGCCCCCACCTGCACCCCCTCCTGTCCAGGTACTGGAGGCCAAATATACAGTGAAAGAAGCGATGCAATACAATCCTGACAGTGACTCAGGAGTCAACAGTCCTCCTGAGACTCCTCCATCTGACACTCAGGAGATCTTCCACATTAATGTGCCCTCGCATATTGAAACCTCAGAGTACTGTTGTGACAGACTCTAA
- the spast gene encoding spastin isoform X2 has translation MSVKTNKGKDSSEVVRNYHKQAFEYISKALRIDEDDTGEKEEALQWYKRGIVELESGIAVKITGQEATLASRDRPQTQNASNNTVHQTKPPLKSQPAVQGVSKNIRPSTAGKPPCRTPNLKVTPRVGRVQKPPQKRDLKNFKNVDSGFANMILNEIVDTGVSVTFNDIAGQDLAKQALQEIVILPALRPELFTGLRAPARGLLLFGPPGNGKTMLAKAVAAESNATFFNISAASLTSKYVGESEKLVRALFAAARELQPSVIFIDEVDSLLCERREGEQEFSRRLKTEFLIEFDGVQSGRDDKVLVMGATNRPQELDEAVLRRFVKRVYVALPDEKTRATLLEHLLAKHGSPLSRNELSCLAKATAGYSGSDLTSLAKDAALGPIRELAPDQVRYMAVNQMRNIKMKDFEDSLKRIKPSVSPATLNMYNQWNKDFGDTSAF, from the exons ATGTCGgtcaaaacaaataaaggcaaagaCAGCAGCGAAGTGGTTAGAAACTACCACAAGCAGGCGTTTGAGTATATATCCAAGGCATTGAGAATCGACGAAGATGACACAG GGGAGAAGGAGGAGGCTCTCCAATGGTACAAGAGAGGGATTGTTGAACTCGAAAGCGGCATCGCAGTGAAGATCACGGGACAAG AGGCCACACTTGCATCCAGAGACAGGCCTCAGACCCAGAATGCTTCAAATAATACTGTGCACCAAACAAAACCTCCTCTTAAAAGTCAGCCTGCGGTTCAAGGGGTGTCGAAAAACATCAGGCCCTCCACAGCAGGCAAACCACCTTGCAGAACTCCTAATTTAAAG GTAACCCCACGTGTGGGGAGAGTTCAAAAACCGCCTCAGAAAAGGGATCTAAAAAATTTCAAGAATGTGGACAGCGGATTTGCGAACATGATCCTGAATGAAATAGTTGACAC TGGCGTGTCTGTTACATTTAACGATATTGCGGGCCAGGATCTGGCCAAGCAAGCGCTTCAGGAGATTGTCATCCTTCCTGCCTTAAGACCGGAG CTCTTCACTGGTTTGAGAGCTCCAGCACGAGGCTTGCTTTTATTTGGTCCACCTGGAAATGGGAAAACCATGCTG GCCAAAGCGGTAGCAGCAGAGTCCAACGCCACTTTCTTCAACATCAGTGCTGCCAGTTTGACGTCTAAATAC GTGGGAGAGAGTGAGAAGCTTGTCCGAGCATTATTTGCAGCTGCCAGAGAATTACAGCCCTCTGTCATCTTTATTG ATGAAGTTGACAGTTTGCTGTGTGAAAGAAGGGAAGGAGAGCAGGAGTTTTCGCGTCGTTTAAAAACAGAGTTCCTCATTGAGTTTGACGGG GTGCAGTCTGGAAGAGATGACAAGGTGCTTGTCATGGGGGCCACCAACAGACCTCAGGAGCTTGATGAAGCGGTACTAAG GCGCTTTGTCAAAAGAGTCTATGTGGCATTGCCTGATGAGAAG ACAAGGGCCACACTTCTGGAACATCTTTTAGCAAAGCATGGGAGTCCACTTAGCAGAAATGAGTTGAGCTGTCTTGCAAA AGCAACTGCAGGATATTCGGGAAGTGATCTGACATCACTAGCTAAAGATGCTGCACTTGGACCAATTAGAG AATTGGCACCTGACCAAGTCCGGTACATGGCTGTTAATCAG ATGCGAAACATCAAGATGAAAGACTTTGAGGATTCCCTAAAGCGCATCAAGCCCAGCGTTAGCCCAGCAACTCTCAACATGTACAACCAGTGGAACAAGGACTTTGGTGACACAAGTGCTTTTTGA
- the memo1 gene encoding protein MEMO1, whose amino-acid sequence MSNRVVCREASHAGSWYSASGSQLNAQLEGWLSQAQSTIKPARAIIAPHAGYTYCGACAAHAYKQVDPSVTRRVFILGPSHHVPLSRCALSPADVYRTPLYDLRIDQKVYADLWKTGLFERMSMQTDEDEHSIEMHLPYTAKAMESHKDEFSIVPVLVGALSESKEQEYGKLLSKYLADPSNLFVISSDFCHWGQRFRYTYYDEAQGEIYRSIEHLDKMGMGIIEQLDPMSFTNYLKKYRNTICGRHPIGVLLNAVAELRKNGLDMNFTFLNYAQSSECRNWQDSSVSYAAGALIVH is encoded by the exons ATGTCCAACCGAGTGGTGTGCAGAGAAGCAAGTCACGCCGGGAGCTGGTACTCTGCTTCGG GATCACAGCTGAATGCACAACTAGAAGGCTGGCTGTCTCAAGCGCAGTCCACAATCAAACCCGCCAGAGCCATCATAGCTCC GCATGCAGGGTATACCTACTGCGGTGCTTGTGCCGCACATGCCTACAAGCAGGTTGACCCCTCTGTTAC TCGTAGGGTGTTCATCCTGGGACCCTCTCACCATGTGCCCCTCTCCCGCTGTGCCCTGTCACCAGCAGACGTCTATAGAACACCTCTGTATGATTTGAGAATCGACCAGAAGG TTTATGCCGACCTCTGGAAAACAGGGTTGTTTGAGCGGATGAGCATGCAGACGGACGAAGACGAGCACAGTATCGAAATGCACTTGCCTTACACTGCTAAAGCCATGGAAAG CCACAAAGACGAATTCAGCATCGTCCCCGTGCTTGTGGGCGCTCTGAGCGAGTCCAAGGAACAAGAGTACGGGAAGCTGCTCAGCAAATACTTGGCGGACCCTTCTAACCTTTTCGTCATCTCATCGGACTTCTGCCACTGGG GTCAGCGGTTCCGTTACACCTACTACGATGAAGCTCAAGGGGAGATCTATAGGTCTATTGAGCATCTTGATAAAATG GGAATGGGCATTATAGAGCAGTTGGATCCCATGTCTTTCACAAACTACTTGAAAAAGTACCGCAACACCATCTGTGGGCGTCACCCGATTGGCGTCCTGCTAAAT GCTGTAGCTGAGCTGAGGAAGAACGGTTTAGACATGAACTTCACTTTTCTGAACTACGCTCAGTCGAGTGAGTGCAGGAACTGGCAGGATAGCTCCGTGAGTTACGCCGCGGGGGCGCTCATCGTTCATTGA